The following proteins are co-located in the Apium graveolens cultivar Ventura chromosome 5, ASM990537v1, whole genome shotgun sequence genome:
- the LOC141659039 gene encoding ranBP2-type zinc finger protein At1g67325-like isoform X2: MSHLDNRNSSATKRARTDGGRREDDWTCPTCGNVNFSFRTTCNMRNCTQPRPADHNSKFAARPMQTPQGYSSSAPYVGAGAPSNYMGVPPYGSSLFNQTGVHSYNAPFSGSSSYHYNYDNRMSGGSPFRQLHLSGPTPYSPGAMMGNGGMYTVPPMMNRYGMGLPMGHADMGPRPGFFPEDKAPKRNAEGTRDNDWTCPKCGNVNFSFRTVCNMRKCNTEKPGSQAMKSGKNSKPEMPEGSWKCEKCNNINYPFRTKCNRQNCGADKPSDNRKSPSEAVDDTDQ, translated from the exons ATGTCTCAT CTTGATAACAGGAACTCTTCGGCAACTAAGCGAGCTCGAACTGATG GTGGACGTAGGGAAGATGACTGGACTTGTCCTACCTGTGGCAATGTCAATTTTTCATTTAGAACTACGTGCAATATGCGAAATTGCACACAACCTAGACCAGCTGATCATAACTCG AAATTTGCTGCCAGGCCAATGCAAACTCCTCAGGGCTACTCATCTTCAGCTCCCTATGTAGGTGCTGGGGCGCCATCAAATTATATGGGTGTGCCACCTTATGGTTCTTCTCTTTTCAACCAGACGGGTGTACATTCTTATAATGCTCCCTTTTCGGGGAGCTCTAGTTATCACTATAACTATGACAACCGCATGTCTGGAGGCAGCCCATTTCGTCAGCTTCATTTATCTGGTCCAACACCTTATTCCCCTGGAGCTATGATGGGAAATG GTGGAATGTACACTGTACCACCCATGATGAACCGATATGGCATGGGTTTGCCAATGGGTCACGCTGATATG GGACCGAGGCCTGGGTTCTTTCCAGAAGATAAAGCTCCAAAGAGAAATGCAG AGGGTACTCGTGACAATGATTGGACATGTCCTAAGTGTGGAAACGTCAATTTCTCATTTAGAACAGTTTGTAACATGAGGAAATGCAACACGGAAAAGCCTGGATCTCAG GCGATGAAGTCAGGGAAGAATTCCA AACCTGAGATGCCCGAAGGGAGCTGGAAATGTGAAAAGTGCAACAACATCAATTATCCTTTTAGGACAAAGTGTAATAGACAAAATTGTGGGGCTGATAAGCCATCGGACAACAGGAAGTCCCCTTCAGAAGCAGTGGATGATACTGATCAG TGA
- the LOC141659039 gene encoding ranBP2-type zinc finger protein At1g67325-like isoform X1, with translation MSHLDNRNSSATKRARTDGGRREDDWTCPTCGNVNFSFRTTCNMRNCTQPRPADHNSKFAARPMQTPQGYSSSAPYVGAGAPSNYMGVPPYGSSLFNQTGVHSYNAPFSGSSSYHYNYDNRMSGGSPFRQLHLSGPTPYSPGAMMGNGGMYTVPPMMNRYGMGLPMGHADMGPRPGFFPEDKAPKRNAEGTRDNDWTCPKCGNVNFSFRTVCNMRKCNTEKPGSQAMKSGKNSKPEMPEGSWKCEKCNNINYPFRTKCNRQNCGADKPSDNRKSPSEAVDDTDQVCSMMYILFMYICCLNSLITCVHIGNLKAAEVHNYSVKTDGLAKLITVLLNSEIHFIFKDGPFFLFIYCFYVHSLI, from the exons ATGTCTCAT CTTGATAACAGGAACTCTTCGGCAACTAAGCGAGCTCGAACTGATG GTGGACGTAGGGAAGATGACTGGACTTGTCCTACCTGTGGCAATGTCAATTTTTCATTTAGAACTACGTGCAATATGCGAAATTGCACACAACCTAGACCAGCTGATCATAACTCG AAATTTGCTGCCAGGCCAATGCAAACTCCTCAGGGCTACTCATCTTCAGCTCCCTATGTAGGTGCTGGGGCGCCATCAAATTATATGGGTGTGCCACCTTATGGTTCTTCTCTTTTCAACCAGACGGGTGTACATTCTTATAATGCTCCCTTTTCGGGGAGCTCTAGTTATCACTATAACTATGACAACCGCATGTCTGGAGGCAGCCCATTTCGTCAGCTTCATTTATCTGGTCCAACACCTTATTCCCCTGGAGCTATGATGGGAAATG GTGGAATGTACACTGTACCACCCATGATGAACCGATATGGCATGGGTTTGCCAATGGGTCACGCTGATATG GGACCGAGGCCTGGGTTCTTTCCAGAAGATAAAGCTCCAAAGAGAAATGCAG AGGGTACTCGTGACAATGATTGGACATGTCCTAAGTGTGGAAACGTCAATTTCTCATTTAGAACAGTTTGTAACATGAGGAAATGCAACACGGAAAAGCCTGGATCTCAG GCGATGAAGTCAGGGAAGAATTCCA AACCTGAGATGCCCGAAGGGAGCTGGAAATGTGAAAAGTGCAACAACATCAATTATCCTTTTAGGACAAAGTGTAATAGACAAAATTGTGGGGCTGATAAGCCATCGGACAACAGGAAGTCCCCTTCAGAAGCAGTGGATGATACTGATCAGGTCTGTTCAATGATGTATATACTTTTTATGTACATCTGTTGCTTGAATTCTTTAATAACCTGTGTACATATTGGAAACTTGAAAGCAGCTGAAGTACACAATTATTCTGTAAAGACTGATGGTTTggcgaagctaattactgttTTACTTAATTCAGAAATCCACTTTATATTCAAGGATGGACCATTCTTTCTTTTCATTTATTGCTTCTACGTTCATTCATTAATTTAA